ACTCAGTTACATCAACTCCGTCAATGTCAAATCTAAATGCTACAAATTTTCCAGGTTTTCCAGTGTCAATGTCTGCAACAAGCCCAGTTAAGCCATCTTCCATTTTATCTAAATATTTGATTTGTTCATCATTTAAAAGAGTTTTTGCTCTTTTTAGATATTTTTCGCAGTCTTCTTTTGAACCAAGTCCTTGCCTGGCATCTGGATCTACAACTTCACGACCTAGCTTTACATCATAACCCATTTTTGTCATTTTATCAGCAATTACAGCTGTGGTAAAAAAGGTAAACCAACCAGTTTCTGGGTGAGAGTGGAAAAATCTCCTAGTTTTTACAATCTCATCTTTTAAGCCTAAAATTTGTTGTGAAATATTCATTTTTTACTCCTTTAATAAGTTCTAAAAATTTCTCTTATTTTTTCTATATCATCTGTTTTTGTAAGTGCAAGCATTAATAAAACCCTTGCTTTTTGTGGATTTAGGGTATTTGCAGAAATAAAGCCATATTTTTCATCATATAAACTAACCCCTGGTCCTGCATCAGTTGTGCCACTTCCAACTCTATTTGATCTAACCACAACAACGCCTTTTTTCATAACCTCTACCAAAGCTTTTTCCACACTTGGATAAAGACTTCCACTTCCCATTCCAGCTACGACTATGCCTTTTGCTCCATTTTCTACGCAAAAATTTACTAAGTCTTCGTTATCTGTTGTATGAGCGTATAAAATATCAACTTTTGGAAGTTTGGTTAAATTTTTAACTGAAAATTCACTATTTAAAGTATGTTTTTTCTCATCAAAATACTCAACCTTGCCGTAATTTACAATGCCGATTTTACCAGCATTTGATGAGGTAAAAGCTGCGACATTTGTGGTGTTTGTTTTGCTTACCTCTCTGGCTTTGTGGATTTCATCATTCATAACGAGTAAAACGCCTTTATTAAAGCTATTTTTGTCTATTGCCACGCTTACTGCGTTAAAAATATTTAAAGGACCATCTGCACTCATCGAAGTTGCTGCTCTCATAGCTCCAACAAAAACAACAGGTTTATTGCTTTTTACAACTAAATTTAGAAAATAAGCACTCTCTTCAATGCTGTCAGTTCCATGAGTTATCACAACACCATCAGCGTTTTCATCGTTTAAAATTTCATTTACTCTATTTGCTAGTTTTAGCCAGACATCATTATTCATATGATGAGAGCCGATATTTGAGATTTGTTCGCCTTTGATGTTTGCGATTTCGTTTATTTTTGGAACTGCTGATATGAGCTTATCAACCCCAATCGCACCAGAAGTGTATGAAGCATTTAGCTCCCCACTACTTCCACCAGCGATCGTCCCACCAGTTGCAAGGATATAGATAGTTGGCTTTGCAAAAGTAGCCACAACAAAGACAAACATCAAACTAAGGATTTTTTTCATACTTTATCCTTTAAATTTATAAGTTAAACAAGTTATTTTATCTTAAAATTGATATGATATTTCTTAAAATTATATAAAATATAAAATTATTGTAGATTTATTAAGATTATAGTTATTTTATGTTTTATTTTATAAATTATCAATAAGTGTGTAAATTTAGATATTCTATTAACTTTAAAAATTTATCTATCTCAAATTTAAGCTCATTTGAGTTAAGATTATTTATACTTTTAAAAATATTTGGTTCAAGAAAGTCTGTTTTTGTTTCAAGAACTATTATCAGTTTTGAGTTTTTAAAAAGTATATCAGCTCTTAAATTTTTGTCGTTTACTCCCTTACAAAGAGCTTCAAATTTCTCTATCAAACTTGGCGTTAAAATATACATCGCTTCTTGTAAATCTTTAGCATAAAGGATAAAATTTTCATTTATATATGAGTTATCTATCTCAAATTTAGTTAAATTTTCAGCTCTTAAAAGTCCTAAATTTGTGATAAAAATTTCATTTTTAAATGGCTTTTTAAAACTAGCTTCAAAAACTTTGCCTTTAAAATCAATTTCGCCAAATTC
The sequence above is a segment of the Campylobacter corcagiensis genome. Coding sequences within it:
- a CDS encoding DUF3137 domain-containing protein, with the protein product MKFKQNSITKNLERKRKELLKKLIIATVGFGLVFIFGFVMFIKGGEFKFIPFIFLVFIYVFVLYGLKFRVTSSFIGELNKALFDKGGFKNISYERRTKVENLAPNLGKVIANDKFSGEYRGVNFSFCDVRVEFGEIDFKGKVFEASFKKPFKNEIFITNLGLLRAENLTKFEIDNSYINENFILYAKDLQEAMYILTPSLIEKFEALCKGVNDKNLRADILFKNSKLIIVLETKTDFLEPNIFKSINNLNSNELKFEIDKFLKLIEYLNLHTY
- a CDS encoding type II asparaginase; protein product: MKKILSLMFVFVVATFAKPTIYILATGGTIAGGSSGELNASYTSGAIGVDKLISAVPKINEIANIKGEQISNIGSHHMNNDVWLKLANRVNEILNDENADGVVITHGTDSIEESAYFLNLVVKSNKPVVFVGAMRAATSMSADGPLNIFNAVSVAIDKNSFNKGVLLVMNDEIHKAREVSKTNTTNVAAFTSSNAGKIGIVNYGKVEYFDEKKHTLNSEFSVKNLTKLPKVDILYAHTTDNEDLVNFCVENGAKGIVVAGMGSGSLYPSVEKALVEVMKKGVVVVRSNRVGSGTTDAGPGVSLYDEKYGFISANTLNPQKARVLLMLALTKTDDIEKIREIFRTY